The Porites lutea chromosome 11, jaPorLute2.1, whole genome shotgun sequence genome contains the following window.
TAGGCAGGTAGCAAGCGATTTCTTGTAACCCTCGATGCCTTATAGAAGTTTGCAGGAATCGAGGGCTAGTCCACAGCTTTAATTGTGAAGTTGGATTTGATTGAGCCTTAAAAAGTAGATACaaactttgcaatatttttgtACTCTGGAATGATTCATATCTTTTGAATTTTGCAGAATGGCTTCACCTTCAACCAGTGATGCTGTAATAACCATTCAGGATGTGCAAGATGCAGCTCAAAGAATTGCACCGTATATACACAAAACACCTGTAATGACCTGCTCAACTCTTGACAGTATGGCTGGAAGATCACTGCATTTCAAATGCGATCTCTTCCAAAAAGTTGGTGCTTTCAAGGTTAGACTCTGAAGTGAGTTACATATCTACAGGAAGTACTGGAAATGAACTGCAAGTCTAATGGCATTCCACATAATATCCCTGCTCACCtacaccccaccccccccccccaaaccaACACGGTAGGCGAGATTTTAAGATAAGCTATTAAGCCCCAGGTCTGGTGGAGGTGATGCTGAACAGTATTACTGTAGATCTCAAGAGAgtggaaaataaattattgaatCATTTCAGGATGTTTGGAAAATCCTGGAGGATTGGGGATTTAAAATTCACAGATTAAATCCAACCATCATAGAAATCTGGGATGcctagagaaaaaagaaaagcttatGGTTCTAGTTTTCCAAATGATTCCTGATTAGAGGGGTATCCGgccccaacgacggtttccccCTAAATACATTAataacactttttaggctatccagagtatttTTAGATGTCTAGTAATGCATTAGTGGAGCTAtagaatttgtatctgttcggtcatcctaggggaacttgagtcttttcaaaattacaagggcttcggtactatttttccaaaaattttagatgcaatttaacgtattacaaAAGTGGgacattttctgatttctctctcCATAGCATTTTTCAGtgtgaaagttttatttttccttttctctacaaaaaaaatagccaaacttgggaagtgaaatgtgaaaattaaacttcagaaaatcgtagggaatttattagaaaagcttcaaaaattgtacatgagtGCAACAGTCATCTAGGAAAtattagccgtcctcaagtaatagaaaattctagccAATACCTGCTTCTctaaacagatattttacagaaaatagtcATTGGGTGCCCTTGTATTTATGCCACTGGAGTATAGGCAATTCTATGACCTCTGGAGTTTACagtgattttttcttttactgacaATACTTGCAGGACTATATGGTAACTGGCTGCTAAATAGTTGGTGAGcacttaaaaaaattggacTGTAAGGTTAGGCTTTTATACTCCACCACCAAACATTTCAAAGAAGCTTCAAATTTTTTCTACACATTCACCATGTGAAAGTGAAATTTGTCATATTTGCTCTCATATTTGTATTATCGGTTTCTTCAGTTAGGATCAGTGATCAAAattctttttaataatattatatatatatatattttttttttggggggggggggtggggggcgtgGGATTGGCTTTGGGTTGGCTTTTGCTTAACCCTGAAGGGGATTTTGTGTCGTATTGTTTTCCATTTATgttatatttacatgtatgtaccttatcagcaaataaataaataataaataaacattgCCACATTTTTGTCACTCCAGATAAGAGGAGCAATGAATGCTGTCCTTCAGTTGTTGGATTCACTGCCTGAAGGCCATAAACCTGTTCTTGTCACTCATAGCAGTGGCAATCATGCACAAGCTCTTGCACTTTCAGCAAAAACTATGGGACTTGAGGCTTACATTGCAATGCCATTAAATGCACCACTAGTGAAGAAAGCTGCTGTTCGGGGCTATGGAGCAACAATTGTTGATTGCGGAAACTCTGCTGAGGTGTTGCTTCTTATTTGTAGTTTTAGTTAGAGTTAATTAAAAAGGGTGGGAGAACATGCACAGGGGAGACCAATTATTAATGTCTGTTTTTCAGAGATGTCTATCTTAAAGAGGTGTTCATTGCTGTGTATGGCTTATAATAACGAGTTCTTTTCCTGGTAATGGGGTTGAAGCTGAGAGAATCCACcacttttccttctttttctcttctcccTCCACTTATAGACACTATGTGTGATTGTAGTCTGTACTGCCCCAGTGTTAATTTTTGTGGGGAGAAGGGTTAAGGAAGGTGCATGAGGGGAAAGGTTATGGATTAAACAGTAATTTGATCAATTAAGTCACCTTGCAGACTGGTCAACTATACAAAACAAATTATGGTTAACAGAAAGCTAGTAGCTTATGTGAGTTGAAATATCTCACATGCATGAAATGTCTCTTCTTAATTAATCCAAAACCATAGTCAGGAGTGAATCTACTTTTTAAAGGTACATATATGCCATTATTAGATAGTCTCTTGTGGTAAAATGAAATAGCTGAAGCCTTTTGTTTTATATTCGCAGGATAGGGCATCAACTGCAGAGAAAATTGTAAAGGAGACAGCTAATTCATTCCTCATTCCACCATTTGACCATCCTCACATCATTGCTGGCCAGGGAACCATTGCTGTGGAACTACTAGATCAGGTTTGAACCTTCAATCAAGCTTCTATAGCCTTAGCTAAATTATAACTGCAGTGGCTGAGCTGCCACcatttctttataatttttaaattatgtACGGGTACTTTCTTACATCTGTAGAATCTCGATTTCTCAGGCCCTTGGTTTTTGAAAAATTCCTGATAATTCGAACCAAATGTAAATTCCCTTCACCAGtcaaacattgtaattttaGCCTTGAATTTTCAAACCTCCTGATAATTTCAATCAATAATTGGCTTTTCCCCAGGTGGTGCAAATAATAGGGAGTCCGCTGTTACAGTAACTGAGAACTTATTCTAATTTTTGTGTTGTATGAATTTCCATCAGAGGTTACTTGAAGGAGTAATCTTTTTTTCACAATAACTGAGAGATTTCTCATGCGCTGATTGGTCAAGAGCTATGTTTGGaaagagtacagaccatggacATTATGTGTTGGTTGCGCAATTTGTCTTTCTCTTCCAAGTACCTGCAATTTTCCGAGAAACTTCAACAGAAATGGACATAAAAAACTATCAAATGTTATGGTAAAAACAAATCGGCAACAATTTTCCACGGTGTATACTATCaaaaaatgatgtcaaaatgtttaaaactttgCAGTAAAACCACTCGCCTATGGCTCATGGTTCCACAGACGTTTTAAACATGTtaacgtcatttctatggttgataagagtacagaccatggaaaattgttgtcgatttgttaaatGTGGATACATGTATACATGCATGTGCCTAAAGACTCCAAATTCTTTGTTTACAACCCCGTTGTACATCATGTATCCATTGGAAAATCGTACGTTATGGTACTTATTTCTAAGAATTTAGCTTTTCTTGTCAGGCAACTGTGTGCATGGTCTTCTGATTTGATATCACAAGTTCTCATGGCAGGTTCAAAACTTGGATGCCATCGTGGTTCCTGTTAGTGGTGGTGGAATGCTCAGTGGGATATGTGTTGCTGCCAAAGCACTGAAGCCTGACATTAAGATTTATGGTGCTGAGCCTCTCAATGCAGATGATTGTGCAAAGTCATTTGCAGCCAAGAAAAGGATTCCTCTTCCAGGTGTGTGCTTAGAACCACCTGTAGCAGCAATAACCTgcaataaataattttattaggAAGTTAGAGTTTCTAAGAGGCAGAAGTGTGATCTATTCAGTCAGTTTAAAGCAAAGCAGTACCTATACTGTAAAAATGCTGGTTATAAGCTCCCCAACTTCTAAGCTCCCCTAACTCAAGGCCTATGTACCATAAACCAAAAAATACATCTGATTTTAAGCCGCCCTCCAAgtgtattaaccctttaagccctaagggtgatcagcatcaaatttctccttgtaacatcaaagctttgtaaaacagagtggtcatgagaattacggacatgatcacacaagatgaatttgcttgatatttatcaacttctccccactacttctgtagcaAATGAATAGGGGCAGCAAATGAggattcaaattttgatcttagggtttaaagggttaaaatatatattcagtttattttgagattttgtaGCTTATAATTAAAAACCAATGTATTTTGATTAGCACTGTTATAACTTGCTTCAAAGCGCTTGTTCTATTCTAGTTTTAAGTTCCCCTGAGATATAAGCCCTCGTAAAACCCCTTATAAAGATACGTATAAGCTTAGGGCTTATAACTGGCAGTTTATGGTAAACACCAGTCACTGACCTGCAGTCACCTCCAAAGTAAGGtcttctattttaaaacaacaacaacaacaacaaaaagatgcCTTACCTCTTCCCCCTACCCTATATTCAGACTGTTAAATCTTAATCATGGAAAAGGTATTGATCTTTAAGGAAATTCTCCACATGACTACTATTTTActgatcttttcaaaaacatgcgaattctgaaatTTAAAAGTCAACTGACGATTGCATTCTTCGCTGccatcaatcatcttaacggacctcttaggaaacaaaactatACTTTAACAGGTTCAAAAGGATGTGTTTTCTGATTTGTGATTAATGGATtttgatccgttttgtgtgtttcaagtttcattgcttgtgatcgtaattatgattgacagcagcgaaaaacgcaattgtgaaggcggcttttgaactttagagttcgcatgtttgtgaaaagcgcagtaaacaTATTGAAAAACAGTGTGAAGAATATCTTCAATTCAATTAGACCTTGAACGTTAAAGAAACATGTAAAACTTTATCCTCAACAGGACCTCCTGACACAATAGCTGATGGATTGAGAACAAGTGTAGGTCACTTGACGTGGCCAATCATAAGAGACAATCTGACTGATGTCATAACTgtaacagaagaagaaataatctCAGCAATGAGGCTGGTCTGGGAACGAATGAAACTGTTAATTGAGCCCTCTGCTGCAGTGGGCGTGGCAGCAGTATTAACAGAGAAATTCCAACAAATTCCTGCACAGGATCTTAAAAATGTCGCTGTTATACTGTGTGGTGGAAATGTGGACCTTGATAATTTACCATGGAAAAAATAGCCTTTAGCTTGCGCTTTTCCACAGAAATTTTCTTCATCCTAGCTCTCATTTGCAAAAGTCACTAATGCAcaaaatgaaacctttttctTTAGGTATTTAAGATTCCATTTAACTATCTTGCTTACATTACAATATCCAATGAATATAGACACCAAGGCAAAGGACAGAGACTTAGAAAGTTACATTAGAAAGTTTCCTTTTCTAGAGGTAGGAATTTTAAATAGTTTAGCTAGAACTGTCATTTGTggaaaaatgtctattttatGGAGGTTCACATGCGAGGTTCAGTGCACACTTTCAGGTTTCCTTCATATAGTAGATTAAAATAGAGTTTTTATATGAATTATTGTCTTGTTCAGTTAGGACCAAGTACTGGAGCATTCCGCATGTAAGCGGTTTCCCCGAAGAGACTTTCaagcagtgtgcaaagaaagtagtgtccaataacCCGGGGCttgtggattttgctatcgggctagtgaatgcTGTTTTTAACttcccgacgggcaagtgaccttttttgaggaattcgaataagaagaactgtgaagtcaattctgctagtcaaaaaggttttggggctagttgaaatgacgcctgagctagtaaatgctagcttcagcttgcccgaatggcaagctgtaaaaatgattttctgtGCACCCTGCTTTCGAGGGtatttaattaaaataaaactaacaAATATTGAGAAAAAGTGAATGTCTTTCATCTAAAGCATTCTTCTATAAGTAGCTTTGTTCACAACCATTGATAATTTCCACTTAAATATTAAACAAGATTAAATTTTAGGATGAAAATTGTTCCTTCCAACGGGTAAGGAATTTACCTTTTCAAATAACCTGCTGATTTGAAACCTTTAAGAAGGGATGAAGACTACGTAAAGAGGATTATTATATCATCGcaaatgtatacatgtatacgtATCTCATTCAGTTCTACTTTTTTTATCAGCTAGTTCTCAGACTCTAGAAACACAGCCAATGGTGGAAAACAAGtttgaaactttttaaaagttgtgttttctttctacagtgGCGACTTCTTAAATCTAGTCCCTTGTCCATCCTTACTCGTATGGcgagaaataaaattaagtatttGACAACAGTTTATTCTATGTCGCTGTCGTCATTTCGCATAGTAGTCTTTTCAGCGTCACGCGCACGTTTGCGTGCGAGATATCTCTCTTTAGCAGACATAACAGTCTCATCTGTACTTCGTTTAGCGAATTTGCCAACAGTTTCTTCTTtcaccttttcttttgattctTTAGGTTTTTGGTCGACGTTACCGCtttctttgtcagttttttCCGCCGAGTCTATTTCTTTGCGATCCCGTTCACCACGATCGCGTTTACGATCTCTCTCTCGTCGATCATCGTGGCTGGTTCGACTATGATCTGAGTGTCGATTATCATCGTAGCTTGATCGGTGTCTTTCGGAATGACTCGACTTTTTACGATGTTCTTTATCATGCCGTTCCTTGTCACTGTGTCGCCGTCGTTCCCTTTCGGGCGAATCTGACGATTGTTTTCGTCCATCTTCGTCGCTTTCACTATCTCTTCGTTTCCGCCTACCATGATCTTGATGTCTTGAATGTCTGGGACTACTCGGGCGTCCTTTACTTCCACGAGAGCTTTCCTCACTTGTTGAATGCCTTTTGTCATCTTTATTTTTATGCTTTTCAGATTGTTTATCATCAAATGTGTCTTGAGTCGCCTCTCCTTCCTTGAGTTTTGATTTGCCTCTGTTATTTTTCTCCTCATGTGAAACTGTTTTTGTCGCATTGTCGGCGGTAAATGAGCCTCCCAGTGAAACGTTCCGGTTTAAAAGATTCCGATAAAATAGGCTTAAATCCTTCTGCTTCGTCACATCATTGGCagctacaacaacaacaacaacaacaaattaagaCAGGGACTAATTGGTTTCCACGGAACAGCTCTATCCGTGGTATCAACAACAAATATAAAAGCCAAATGTAGAAATGGGTGTAGTGCAACTTCTTTATAATTGCGAAAACACGCCAAAGGATGAAACTAATTGTGCATgactaaaaaataaagtttgacGATTGGTCTCCGTGGGACCTTCCATATGCACTTTTTGTTATGTAGTGGCAGAAAATCATTACCCTACGAGCTTAATGTCGGCCCCAGAGCTCTTTTGCGCATAGAGGGCAGGCTGAAAGGCACTGGGGTCAAGAATAGGTCTTCATTTGAGACCGCGAGAAGCGAAGAGTCATATGCCGCAAGCTCAAAGGCCATAATAATGTTTCCTTCTAATTCATTCTTTGGGCGAAACAGAAGTGGAAataacaaaagtaaacaaaacgTGGCTGAGCTGGAGGTCAAAGCGAACACCTGCACATCCTCTCTAGTTTTTCTTAGTAGCTGTTATTTAAAGGCACACCTCGAGTCACGACGCCCATGTGAAGGGAGCTTCTTTTCGGTAGTATGACGTTTCTAGatcttaagcaacgacgatggcgacggcaatgagaaaaataagccccggggccccgaaaataagccccggggcttatatttttcaaaggccctttttgaggggcttatttttggaggggcttatattcggaggggcttatctatggagggaaatttgcgtctcatAATCAATTGGGCTAGCCTCACAGTTGAaggtaaatttaccgtttttgctttgttttactttgtatttgagggaaatattccaagtacaagccctcggggggcttatatttggaggggcgatttaacggagggttttttgcgtcaccggtttggggggcttatatttggaggggcttatacatggaggggcttattttcggaattttacggtatctcgTGTCAATACTACATGAACAATCGGCATGAACCGGGCCGACCTCCAGATCAAAAGTCCGACCCAATTATCCACTAAAATGCTTCGCTTTCCATCAATACTTAGGCTCACCATCAATGGCCTCTTGTCGTTTGAGTCTCTCTTCCTCCTCTGCCTGTTCCTGCATTTTCTTACGGAATCTGAAGTAAATTGCGTCAAGAATAAAACAACCGAGAACAAAGAAAGGTGAGTGTTATAAATTCCTTGCAATTTCTTGGCCTTCATTAACGCCGTTGAAAAAACTCAAATGAAGACAAGGCGTCAAGTGTGCAGTTTCCTTCAGGCTTCACATTCAAGGAACAATACCGGCTGACCGGCAGAAGTTTGATGTTGGTTAAGTTGGCTCATGCTCGTGCCCAGTCGCAATTTCCCTTTTTTCGGCGGTGAAAGATGTTAGACTGAGGCGCGCGGGAGTAATAGGCCGgggcaaaggaaaaacaaaatagagCCGATATTTTTTCCCTCGTTCCTTTGCAAATCTTCAACATAAAAAGTCGCCTTACGGATATTAATCAAGGCAGGCTTACAGTCTCAGTGACTAGGGCTAATGATGCTAAGTACATTTGACCGTCCGAACCctatttgttgcaagacaggtttgaacgtggttGGTAAAACACGCAACATAACTTTTTAACTCGTTTTTCAGCAATGTTTTACAGCaatattgcaaaacaagttgcacgtttaaATTTGGGTTGTCCGTTTTACCGAAGCTTTTCTTGCATCATACTCGAGAACGCAAACGTGTGAACTACAATTAACGATAAGAACTTTGCAATTTATCCAAATTACCGTATCctgctagactgttcacagtcccctattttttcgtgagatcgttgagatatagcgcgtcttaccgttaatgtcggccatcttgattttcaaatgtaccgagacagcgggcgtcggggattatagctctaaGGGGAGGCAGGCGAGAAAATAgctcctcccaaaccgccccctgccccctaagtagttttgacactcatgaaagatggcagcccgtaacgcaaagcgctcgatctcgacgatcttacagaaaaatagGACTGTAAACAGTCTTACTAGTACCCTGCTAgcaggaagatcgaaggagactctgttcgcagggtaacTTACCGAggtgaaaacaacaaaagaaaagacaCTGCTTGTAGCCTAAGCCAGTAAGtaacgttttaaaaaaaaggatacGCCTCAGTAACAAAAGCTTCTTTGTCGTTAAATTGTCCCTCttcgttttctctttccttctgTACTTGTCGTTCCACTGTGCGCTCATACTCTCTTTTCCGGGCTGCAGCAGACTTCAGCAGACCCTCTATGTACTTTGGCTACAGTTTTGCAAATTTCCAAAAGGTTAACGAtttttacagctatttcgagaaaggttgtcgcaaaaactgtgcacgcgacaatcagGAAAGGTAATATGgaatatgatcaatacacttgTTCCTGACATTGCAGGtctcgaacctacttttgttgctttcctttagcactcgcaaacaaaGGTGGCCTTTCTTGCcattctttgaaatttctttgaaaaacagtgaactgaaaaccacccacaatacccttcgggattgtcgcgtgcactttttccgacaacctttggctcgaaacagctgtatacTAACGAAAGATCTCACAccactcaaattttttttaagtcgAACTTCCACTAACAGCCagctctctacaacggccactttttatgcggacagtccatacattgactcttgtttacacctctctacaatgggcACTTTATAGTGGTGGCAGTTCCCACTGCTTGAAATTCGATAACTTTCGTGACACGGCTCTTTTAAGTTAAAAGGAGACATTCAGGAAGAAAATAGACGTTTTCCATCAGACCATGTTCCAAACATGTCACCACACTGGATTTTCTTTGGCTTCTCCTCATGAAATTTTCCTCATGCATGCACATGCACAACAACAACTCACTTAAACACGTCACTCAAGTAAAAGACCTCGGAGTGAATATCTCGCCGGACCTCAAATGGGACACTCACATTAACACTATCTTAGCTAAGGCCAATAGGATGCTCGCATCTTTGCGCGGCAATAGTGTTATGTCATTCATTACAGACCATAGGAGATTACTATATCTCACGTTTGTAAGATATCATGGCTATGCTTGCGAGGTATGGGCTCCCAGTACGATATGTAGTATAACAAAAATAGAGAGTCTTCAACGCAGGGCATCAAAATTCATCTTAAACACGCAGTGGCAAGAGGATATTTCTTATCACAAGCGCCTTTCTCGCCTCAATCTGCTACCGTTAACATACTGGCA
Protein-coding sequences here:
- the LOC140952336 gene encoding serine racemase-like, producing the protein MVLTVIVLRNLTRVRRAYSCVQDLGRMASPSTSDAVITIQDVQDAAQRIAPYIHKTPVMTCSTLDSMAGRSLHFKCDLFQKVGAFKIRGAMNAVLQLLDSLPEGHKPVLVTHSSGNHAQALALSAKTMGLEAYIAMPLNAPLVKKAAVRGYGATIVDCGNSAEDRASTAEKIVKETANSFLIPPFDHPHIIAGQGTIAVELLDQVQNLDAIVVPVSGGGMLSGICVAAKALKPDIKIYGAEPLNADDCAKSFAAKKRIPLPGPPDTIADGLRTSVGHLTWPIIRDNLTDVITVTEEEIISAMRLVWERMKLLIEPSAAVGVAAVLTEKFQQIPAQDLKNVAVILCGGNVDLDNLPWKK
- the LOC140952335 gene encoding uncharacterized protein — its product is MGEPKRYGLIIPSKKSGNKPIKKLAVFGNDSSDDEDSAHKEVNLSLIQEAQKKKQMKQTQIEIQKALREDPTVYEYDAVYDEMEEKKKAANVKVPEKNRKPKYIEGLLKSAAARKREYERTVERQVQKERENEEGQFNDKEAFVTEAFRKKMQEQAEEEERLKRQEAIDAANDVTKQKDLSLFYRNLLNRNVSLGGSFTADNATKTVSHEEKNNRGKSKLKEGEATQDTFDDKQSEKHKNKDDKRHSTSEESSRGSKGRPSSPRHSRHQDHGRRKRRDSESDEDGRKQSSDSPERERRRHSDKERHDKEHRKKSSHSERHRSSYDDNRHSDHSRTSHDDRRERDRKRDRGERDRKEIDSAEKTDKESGNVDQKPKESKEKVKEETVGKFAKRSTDETVMSAKERYLARKRARDAEKTTMRNDDSDIE